One stretch of Rhinatrema bivittatum chromosome 8, aRhiBiv1.1, whole genome shotgun sequence DNA includes these proteins:
- the LRRC25 gene encoding leucine-rich repeat-containing protein 25, producing MRLLLCIVLILHNGSCSSGKCFNESISNCNSILNLSNKTQNCPTLSWSEFDRCSNVTVLLLSNNSIAEIVNDSWTPFPHLIRLDLSSNRLQHLPAGFLSQAFQLQELSLKHNNLQDLPNEFLKDSGKLKVLSLEGNPLPSISSSLFQANLTSLTVDCRCDITGSLVQVTSQQCATLNNTYSNCTNPVFRCVSSQSEWSNAQDFHNQQCQGSSLLALYICLPIVAGGILVGIAICCILKRKRAGTVFQSKEASSSMPSPSHSQPRYMARNTGGLSQAGPCQLQPQSKDYENVFVAHLQTEPAGKYECLDRQRQLPDPKSRKQMGEEDYYMECDANGGDQAIYCNTESAFYNNAKSFNVEDDDVYIMPDK from the exons ATGAGGCTTCTCCTGTGCATTGTGCTGATTCTTCATAATGGATCTTGCAGTAGCGGGAAATGCTTCAATGAGAGCATTTCTAATTGCAATTCAATCTTAAATTTAAGCAACAAAACTCAAAACTGTCCCACATTGAGCTGGTCAGAGTTTGACAGATGCAGCAACGTGACAGTCCTGCTCCTAAGCAATAATAGCATCGCCGAGATTGTCAATGATTCCTGGACCCCGTTCCCACATCTGATTAGACTGGATCTCTCATCCAACAGGCTGCAGCATCTGCCTGCGGGCTTTCTCTCCCAGGCCTTCCAGCTGCAGGAACTCAGCCTAAAGCACAACAatctccaagacctgccaaatgaaTTCTTAAAAGATTCCGGCAAACTCAAGGTGCTGAGCCTAGAAGGCAACCCGCTGCCTTCCATctcctccagcctcttccagGCCAATCTGACGAGCCTGACTGTGGACTGCAGGTGTGATATCACAGGAAGTCTAGTGCAGGTAACATCACAGCAGTGTGCCACCCTCAACAATACCTACAGCAACTGCACAAATCCTGTCTTCAGGTGCGTCTCCTCGCAGTCAGAATGGTCAAATGCGCAGGACTTCCACAACCAGCAGTGCCAGGGCAGTAGCCTGCTCGCTCTCTATATCTGTCTGCCCATCGTGGCTGGGGGAATCCTTGTTGGAATAGCCATTTGTTGCATACTGAAGAGGAAGCGGGCGGGGACAGTTTTTCAGAGCAAAGAAGCCTCCTCCTCCATGCCATCCCCCTCTCACAGCCAGCCGCGATACATGGCCAGGAACACAGGAGGACTCTCCCAGGCAGGGCCCTGCCAGCTGCAACCACAGTCCAAGGACTACGAGAACGTTTTCGTCGCTCACCTCCAGACTGAACCAGCTGGCAAGTATGAGTGTCTGGACAGGCAGAGGCAGCTTCCAGACCCcaaaag CAGAAAACAGATGGGGGAGGAAGATTATTACATGGAGTGCGATGCCAACGGAGGAGATCAGGCCATTTACTGTAATACCGAGTCTGCCTTCTACAACAATGCTAAATCCTTTAACGTGGAAGACGATGATGTCTACATTATGCCAGACAAATGA